A part of Bacillus thuringiensis genomic DNA contains:
- a CDS encoding aminotransferase A: protein MEQFINPRVKDIQISGIRQFSNMIQNYDNLISLTIGQPDFPTPSLVKEAAKRAITENYTSYTHNAGLLELRKAACNFVKDNYDLQYSPENETIVTIGASEAIDIAFRTILEPGTEVILPAPIYPGYEPIIRLCGATPIFIDVRETGFRLTAEALENAITEKTRCVVLPYPSNPTGVTLSKEELQDIVTVLKDKNIFVLSDEIYSELVYEEKHTSIAHFPEMREKAIVINGLSKSHSMTGWRIGLLFAPSYLAAHILKVHQYNVTCATSIAQYAAIEALTAAKDAPKMMRHQYKKRRDYVYNRLIQMGLTVEKPTGAFYLFPYVGHLTSSSFDFALDLVKEAGLAVVPGTAFSEYGEGYLRLSYAYSIETLKEGCDRLEAFLQQKAKS, encoded by the coding sequence ATGGAACAATTCATTAATCCTAGAGTAAAAGACATCCAAATTTCTGGAATCCGTCAATTCTCTAACATGATTCAAAACTATGATAATCTTATCTCTTTAACAATTGGACAACCCGATTTCCCTACGCCTTCTCTCGTAAAAGAAGCGGCAAAACGGGCTATTACAGAAAATTATACAAGCTATACACATAACGCCGGTTTACTAGAATTACGCAAGGCAGCTTGTAACTTTGTAAAAGATAACTACGATTTACAGTATTCACCTGAAAACGAAACCATCGTTACAATCGGTGCCAGTGAAGCAATTGATATTGCATTCCGAACGATTTTAGAGCCAGGAACAGAAGTTATTTTACCTGCCCCTATTTACCCAGGATACGAGCCAATTATTCGATTATGCGGTGCTACACCTATTTTTATCGATGTTCGTGAAACTGGATTTCGTTTAACAGCCGAAGCGCTAGAAAATGCTATTACAGAAAAAACAAGATGTGTTGTACTACCGTATCCTTCTAACCCGACTGGTGTAACTTTATCAAAAGAAGAATTACAGGATATTGTAACTGTCTTAAAAGATAAAAATATTTTCGTTCTTTCTGATGAAATTTATAGCGAACTTGTATACGAAGAAAAACACACATCTATCGCTCATTTCCCAGAAATGCGTGAAAAGGCGATTGTCATTAACGGTTTATCTAAATCACATTCTATGACTGGCTGGCGTATCGGTCTATTATTCGCACCAAGCTATTTAGCAGCACATATACTAAAAGTTCATCAATACAACGTAACGTGTGCTACTTCAATCGCTCAATATGCTGCAATTGAAGCATTAACAGCTGCTAAAGATGCACCAAAAATGATGCGTCATCAATACAAAAAACGCCGTGATTACGTGTATAATAGACTCATTCAAATGGGCTTAACAGTTGAAAAACCAACAGGTGCATTTTACTTATTCCCATATGTTGGTCATTTAACATCTTCATCATTTGATTTTGCACTTGACCTTGTCAAAGAAGCTGGACTAGCTGTCGTTCCTGGAACAGCATTTTCTGAATATGGTGAAGGTTATCTTCGCTTATCCTATGCGTATAGTATTGAAACTTTAAAAGAAGGCTGTGATCGATTAGAGGCCTTTCTACAACAAAAAGCTAAGAGTTAA
- the malR gene encoding maltose operon transcriptional repressor MalR, translating into MTVTIKDVAKKANVAPSTVSRVIADNPSISEKTKRRVRKVMSELGYHPNLNARNLANQTTKTLGLVMPSSASKAFQNPFFPEVIRGISSFAHVEGYALYMSTGETEDEIYNGVVKMVQGRQIGGIILLYSRENDRIIQYLHKQNFPFVLIGKPYDRKDEITYVDNDNYTAAREVAEYLISLGHKQIAFIGGGSDLLVTRDRLAGMSDALKLADIVLPKEYILHFDFSRESGQQAVEELMGLQQPPTAIVATDDLIGLGVLSALSKKGFVVPKDVSIISFNNALLSEIASPPLSTVDVNIYQLGYEAAKALVDKVENAESTAKCIIIPHKLLKRQTCDHYA; encoded by the coding sequence ATGACAGTTACAATTAAAGATGTGGCGAAGAAGGCAAATGTAGCACCATCTACCGTTTCTCGTGTAATTGCTGATAACCCAAGTATAAGTGAAAAAACAAAGCGTCGTGTTCGGAAAGTAATGAGTGAACTGGGATATCATCCTAATTTAAACGCAAGAAATCTAGCTAACCAAACAACGAAAACACTTGGCCTTGTTATGCCAAGTTCTGCAAGTAAAGCTTTTCAAAATCCGTTTTTCCCAGAAGTTATAAGAGGGATTAGTTCATTTGCACATGTGGAAGGGTATGCGCTTTATATGTCGACAGGTGAAACGGAAGATGAAATTTATAATGGTGTTGTAAAGATGGTGCAGGGGCGCCAAATTGGTGGCATTATTCTTTTATATTCAAGAGAGAATGATCGGATTATTCAATATTTGCATAAACAAAATTTCCCGTTTGTTTTAATTGGGAAACCGTATGATCGAAAAGATGAAATTACATATGTAGATAATGATAATTATACAGCTGCAAGAGAAGTAGCAGAATATTTGATTTCATTAGGTCATAAACAAATCGCGTTCATCGGCGGTGGATCAGATTTACTTGTAACGAGAGATCGTTTGGCTGGTATGAGTGATGCTTTAAAATTAGCGGACATTGTATTACCAAAAGAGTATATTTTACATTTTGATTTTTCGAGGGAAAGTGGTCAACAAGCCGTTGAGGAGTTAATGGGACTACAGCAACCACCGACAGCAATTGTGGCAACGGATGATTTAATTGGACTTGGTGTGTTAAGTGCTCTTTCTAAAAAAGGATTCGTTGTACCAAAGGATGTTTCCATTATAAGCTTTAACAATGCTTTATTATCAGAAATTGCGAGTCCGCCACTTTCGACAGTTGATGTGAATATTTATCAACTAGGATATGAGGCAGCAAAAGCTTTAGTGGATAAAGTAGAGAATGCGGAGTCTACTGCAAAGTGTATTATTATTCCTCATAAATTACTAAAGCGCCAAACTTGCGATCATTATGCATAA
- a CDS encoding DUF3967 domain-containing protein: protein MEATYKTKDVTNKTGIPKHIVRKYSQLLEDHGYIISKTADARIYKLDDLKLLKSIHERAATLQEDISETIPIILKEKEAPPVPVIQDKQEIQPKEKEDGRNFEEFMLKLEMLAQLNEAIIHQNSTLITQNRLKDEKLDELMQQVYVKEGSQEKMLQELVDHAAQTDALQKEKMDLLMNHMYKRESKQEEKMNKLVNQIYNKDSNRDAQLMQVIREIQETKRLVAASKEQSFFQSFRSLFSRTKQEKTSE from the coding sequence ATGGAAGCTACCTATAAAACGAAAGATGTCACGAATAAAACAGGCATCCCAAAACATATAGTTCGCAAATATAGTCAACTGTTAGAGGATCATGGTTATATCATTTCCAAAACAGCTGATGCTCGCATTTATAAACTGGATGATTTAAAACTATTGAAATCTATACATGAAAGAGCTGCTACATTGCAAGAAGACATTTCAGAAACGATACCTATTATTTTAAAAGAAAAAGAGGCCCCACCTGTACCCGTTATACAAGATAAGCAAGAAATACAGCCGAAAGAAAAAGAAGATGGGCGTAACTTTGAGGAGTTCATGTTAAAACTTGAAATGCTCGCTCAATTAAATGAAGCAATTATTCATCAAAATTCTACCCTTATTACCCAAAATCGTTTAAAAGATGAAAAGCTAGATGAATTGATGCAACAAGTTTATGTAAAAGAAGGCTCTCAAGAAAAAATGCTACAAGAGTTAGTGGATCATGCGGCTCAAACAGATGCCCTGCAAAAAGAAAAGATGGACTTATTAATGAATCATATGTATAAACGAGAATCTAAGCAAGAAGAAAAAATGAATAAACTCGTAAATCAAATTTATAATAAAGACAGCAACCGTGATGCACAACTTATGCAAGTAATTCGCGAAATTCAAGAAACAAAAAGATTAGTCGCAGCTTCGAAAGAACAAAGCTTTTTTCAATCATTTAGAAGTTTATTTAGCCGAACAAAACAAGAAAAAACATCTGAATAA
- the kinB gene encoding sporulation sensor histidine kinase KinB: MELIRDLMIQIAIIILPLFLYEAIRLNRYQEMPPKPNRYFIMFLSSITLVLSMTYSICFGDICGYNFHPIPIVSGFLYGGIVGLIPAVIFVAYEWALKGMSLLPVIEVIFLLIVPLFLSKKWSLFSRDKKLILAFMISSLYVLVYLVIGMINVLLETGFTPHISHLYSGYIFASLIMVMTMVFQVYLTEYLNENAILRTEMQKSEKLNIVSELAASVAHEVRNPLTVVRGFIQLLQSTEDVKNKDYMRLVLAELDRAEQIISDYLNLARPQIEKKEHICLSAQLIEMTTLMSSFAAMQGVYLQVEISESLYTIGDKTKLKQAIMNVVKNGIEAIQGNKGYLKVTAMQKDETIVIRVKDSGVGMTTEQLARLGQPYYSLKEKGTGLGLMVTFSILQAHNGTLEYKSESGKGTEAIIILPAVRNKE; encoded by the coding sequence ATGGAGCTGATCCGTGATTTAATGATCCAAATTGCCATCATTATTTTGCCACTATTTTTATATGAAGCGATTCGTTTAAATCGTTATCAAGAAATGCCTCCGAAGCCGAACCGCTACTTTATTATGTTTTTATCCAGCATTACACTCGTTCTCTCTATGACATACTCTATTTGTTTTGGTGACATTTGTGGGTATAATTTTCACCCAATCCCGATTGTTAGTGGTTTTTTATATGGTGGGATTGTTGGTTTAATCCCGGCCGTTATTTTTGTTGCATATGAATGGGCGCTAAAGGGAATGAGCCTTCTTCCAGTCATAGAAGTAATATTTCTATTGATAGTGCCATTATTTTTATCAAAGAAATGGTCTCTATTTTCAAGAGATAAGAAGCTAATTTTAGCATTTATGATTTCATCATTATACGTACTTGTCTATTTAGTGATTGGAATGATTAACGTTCTGTTAGAAACGGGGTTTACACCACATATCTCACACTTATATAGCGGATATATATTTGCTTCGCTTATTATGGTTATGACTATGGTATTTCAAGTGTACTTAACAGAATATTTAAATGAAAATGCAATATTACGTACAGAGATGCAAAAGTCAGAAAAGCTTAATATTGTAAGTGAGTTGGCAGCAAGTGTTGCACATGAGGTTCGAAATCCGCTCACTGTTGTTCGTGGTTTTATTCAATTGTTACAAAGTACGGAAGATGTGAAAAATAAGGATTATATGCGTCTCGTATTAGCCGAATTGGATCGGGCAGAACAAATTATTTCAGATTATTTGAATTTAGCAAGGCCACAAATTGAGAAAAAAGAACACATTTGCTTATCCGCTCAATTAATAGAAATGACAACTCTTATGTCATCATTTGCAGCGATGCAAGGTGTATATTTGCAAGTTGAGATTTCTGAAAGTCTTTATACGATCGGAGATAAGACGAAATTGAAGCAAGCTATTATGAATGTTGTTAAAAATGGTATTGAAGCAATTCAAGGAAATAAAGGATATTTAAAAGTAACGGCTATGCAAAAAGATGAAACGATTGTAATAAGAGTTAAAGATAGTGGTGTTGGAATGACGACAGAACAGTTAGCAAGGCTGGGACAACCATATTATTCTTTAAAAGAAAAAGGGACAGGATTAGGGCTTATGGTAACATTTAGTATTTTACAAGCGCATAATGGTACACTGGAATATAAAAGCGAAAGTGGGAAAGGAACTGAAGCGATTATTATATTGCCAGCTGTAAGAAATAAGGAATAA
- the nucA gene encoding DNA-entry nuclease, whose protein sequence is MKQLKGIIISIIAILSIVVAVYEVLVPEETSIKKTNAYDQVLEFPKERYPETGKHITDAIKEGHSEVCTIDRGGAADRRKLSLAPYPSKKGYDRDEWPMAMCKEGGKGAHIEYISPADNRGAGSWVGNKLDKYPDGTRVKFDVK, encoded by the coding sequence ATGAAGCAATTAAAAGGTATTATCATTTCAATTATTGCAATTCTTTCTATTGTAGTAGCGGTGTATGAAGTACTTGTTCCAGAGGAAACAAGTATCAAAAAAACGAATGCGTATGATCAAGTTCTAGAATTTCCGAAAGAGCGATATCCAGAGACAGGGAAACATATTACGGATGCTATAAAAGAAGGACATTCAGAAGTTTGTACAATCGATCGTGGTGGCGCTGCGGATAGAAGGAAATTATCGTTAGCTCCATATCCATCAAAAAAAGGGTATGATCGTGATGAATGGCCAATGGCGATGTGTAAAGAAGGCGGAAAAGGAGCACATATTGAATATATAAGTCCAGCAGATAACCGCGGAGCAGGGTCTTGGGTAGGAAATAAGTTAGATAAATACCCAGATGGTACGCGTGTGAAATTTGACGTAAAGTAG